A stretch of DNA from Paenibacillus sp. FSL W8-0186:
TAAGTTAGAAAAAACTATTGTTGTGGGGGGAAAAACCGTGGAAAAAAGTGACAAATCATTTGTAGCTGCACTACTGCTGGCATTCTTTCTGGGCTCTCTAGGAGTTCATCGTTTCTATGTAGGCAAGGTGGGAACAGGAATCATCATGCTGCTTACTTTGGGCGGGCTCGGAATTTGGACATTAATCGACTTTATTCTTATCGCTGTAGGCAGCTTCAAAGACAGCGACGGCAGAACGATCAAGGCCTAGGTTCATACATAGGACAGTCTAGACAGTCTGTACGGGCTAACATAGCGCTGGCTGCTTAATGCGGCGCTTTTATATGACATACGTACAAGCAAAGCGACCGCACTTTGGCAAATAGC
This window harbors:
- a CDS encoding TM2 domain-containing protein, which produces MEKSDKSFVAALLLAFFLGSLGVHRFYVGKVGTGIIMLLTLGGLGIWTLIDFILIAVGSFKDSDGRTIKA